Proteins encoded in a region of the Uloborus diversus isolate 005 chromosome 1, Udiv.v.3.1, whole genome shotgun sequence genome:
- the LOC129224705 gene encoding V-type proton ATPase subunit G-like: MFTHDSESIKQLLIAEKRAAEKIEQARKRKNIRLKQAKEEAQLEIGAFRAEKEKEFKEYEAKYLGSQESALQKIEKDTDKLLVEMTKFVRLNKDVIIECLLDKIFNINCEVHENFRAETL, translated from the exons atgtttactcacGATTCCGAATCGATTAAGCAATTATTGATTGCCGAGAAAAGAGCAGCAGAAAAAATTGAGCAAGCTCGGAAGC GTAAAAATATTCGTCTGAAGCAAGCAAAAGAGGAAGCACAATTGGAAATTGGAGCTTTTCGTGCAGAGAAAGAGAAGGAATTCAAGGAATACGAAGCTAAA TATTTAGGGTCTCAGGAAAGTGCTCttcaaaaaatagagaaagatACTGATAAGCTGTTGGTAGAAATGACAAAGTTTGTGAGGCTCAATAAAGATGTCATCATTGAGTGCCTTCTGGACAAGATTTTCAACATCAATTGTGAAGTTCATGAAAATTTCAGAGCTGAAACACTTTAG